In candidate division WOR-3 bacterium, the following proteins share a genomic window:
- a CDS encoding ATP-binding protein, protein MAASSDFSAQVLDLGPEAIDRLEVERLRRVLSAKEPGSDLLGLSDVELLVRLGLLVAAPSLRPTVAGLLFVGTGEAIRRAVPGHEAIYLHMRNQTEYDRRVDSHSPLLALLEQFSQAIEPHNRIFRLKLGMFHFEIPDFPQEVYREALLNALVHRDYGRNNPVYLRQFPDRIEVSSPGGFFGGVTAENVLGHEPVTRNRLLAEVLQRLRLVERAGVGVKRMFHIMLSFGKEPPSYEATSDFVRVILRSGRTEAGTTVDETFARFVADEQKEGRELGLYDLLVLTFLKRNREIDQAEAQRILQRGENEAREVLNSMAVRGLLEPFGQKKGRVYRLSKKVYASLRQSVGYQIFRRAETAYAENTILTYLDEMPEDKRFVTNEIVRTLLRVSPHQAGYILANLVKKGQLVLRGRSRSAKYYKTNQLSAF, encoded by the coding sequence ATGGCTGCGTCGTCTGATTTCTCAGCCCAGGTCCTTGATTTGGGCCCAGAAGCAATTGACCGGCTAGAGGTCGAGCGGCTGCGCCGGGTACTTTCTGCCAAAGAGCCGGGATCAGACCTGCTTGGACTGTCGGACGTGGAGCTATTGGTCAGACTAGGGTTGCTCGTGGCCGCACCGTCGCTGAGGCCGACCGTGGCCGGCTTGCTTTTTGTGGGTACCGGGGAAGCGATCAGGCGTGCCGTTCCCGGGCACGAGGCGATCTACCTGCACATGCGCAATCAGACCGAGTACGACCGCCGTGTTGACTCACACAGTCCGCTGCTTGCGCTGCTGGAGCAGTTCAGTCAGGCAATCGAACCGCACAACCGCATCTTCCGGCTAAAACTGGGCATGTTTCATTTCGAGATTCCGGATTTTCCCCAGGAGGTCTATCGCGAGGCGCTGCTTAATGCACTGGTTCATCGCGACTACGGACGGAACAATCCGGTGTACCTGCGTCAGTTTCCAGACCGTATCGAGGTTTCCAGTCCGGGCGGCTTTTTCGGCGGCGTGACCGCCGAGAACGTTCTCGGTCATGAGCCGGTTACCCGCAACCGGCTGCTCGCCGAAGTACTACAGCGATTGCGCCTTGTTGAACGGGCCGGGGTTGGAGTCAAGCGCATGTTCCACATTATGCTGTCCTTTGGCAAGGAGCCGCCAAGCTATGAGGCAACTTCGGACTTTGTCCGCGTGATTCTCCGGAGCGGTCGAACCGAAGCCGGCACGACAGTGGATGAGACATTCGCCCGGTTTGTGGCCGATGAGCAGAAAGAGGGCCGCGAGCTGGGACTTTATGACCTTCTTGTGCTGACTTTTCTGAAGCGTAACCGCGAGATTGACCAGGCTGAGGCCCAGCGCATCCTGCAGCGGGGCGAGAACGAGGCCCGTGAAGTTCTGAACTCGATGGCCGTGCGGGGTCTGCTGGAGCCTTTCGGCCAGAAAAAAGGCCGGGTTTACCGACTGTCAAAGAAGGTCTACGCCAGTCTGCGTCAGAGCGTCGGGTACCAGATATTCCGCCGGGCCGAGACCGCGTACGCTGAGAACACGATTCTTACCTACTTGGACGAGATGCCCGAGGACAAACGGTTTGTCACAAACGAGATCGTCCGCACGCTGTTGCGGGTCAGCCCGCATCAAGCCGGTTACATTCTTGCCAATCTTGTGAAGAAGGGTCAGCTTGTGCTGCGCGGACGGAGCCGTTCAGCCAAATACTACAAGACCAACCAGCTTTCTGCCTTTTGA